TATGTCCTTAACATTGCCCATGTCACATAACAGAAATGTTTATATGAATCAGACAAAAGAGGAGGAGGCATGACAGTGAAAACAATAAAGCCGGCTAAAAAGAAGGAACCCGAGACGCAACGCATCAGCCTCACGGTTAACGGACAGCTCTTTGAACTTGAAGCCGGAGGCGAGCCTGATCAGGTTGGGTCCTCCCACACGCTGGCCCATACACTGAGAGAAACGCTCGGCCTTATTGGTACCAAGGTATCATGTGATCACGGTGCATGCGGATGCTGTACCGTGCTTATGGATGAAAAGGCAGTACTTTCCTGCATGACCCTGACCATTGAGTGTGATGGGAAGAAGATAACAACGATCGAAGGTTTAAGCGATACAAGGGCTGAGAAGCTCGATCCTCTTCAGCAGGCATTCATCGACTATACAGCCTTTCAGTGTGGGTTTTGCACACCAGGCATCATCATGAGTGCAAAGGCCCTCCTTAATGAAAACCCTTCCCCGACAGAAGAGGAGGTAAAAGAAGGTCTCTCCGGCAACTTCTGCCGGTGTATCAGCCACTACCAGGTTGTGAAGGCTGTTATGGCAGCATCCAAAAAGGCGGGGTACCGAAATGACCAGTAAATACAGGTTCATAGGCAAGGCAACACCACGGAAGGATGCTACGGAGATTGTCACGGGAAGCTCACGATTCTTGAACGATATCAAGCTCCCGGACATGCTCTATGGCAAAGTGCTCCGAAGTCCTTACCCCCATGCGCTTATCAAGAAGGTTGACAAGCGCAAAGCGCAGAAGCTTCCGGGTGTGAAAGCGATACTTACCTGGGAAGACATCCCCGACTGGAAAGGAGGTACACCCCGCTACACGCGTGTGCTCGACCAAAAGGTCCGCTACGTCGGTGACGCCGTGGCGCTCGTTGCTGCCACAAGCGAAGAGATGGCTTCAGAAGCCCTTCACCTGATAGATGTGGAATATGAGCTTTTGCCGGCTGTCTTTGAGATGGAAGAGGCTTTGATTCCCGGCGCCCCCCAGTTGTATGATGAGTTCCCCGGTAACGTCGTAACCCCTGGCGTTCCCTTTTTCGGTCCCAAGAACTTAAAGGAAGTGGTCATGGGAGACGTGGAGAAGGGGTTCGAAGAAGCTGATGTCATAACAGAAGGGGCATTCGGCTACGAGAACATGCCGAACCCTTTGCCGTCAGAGCCTCCAGGTGTAATAGCCTTGTGGGAAGAACCCAACAAGGTGACTCTCTGGGTATCCAATCAAGCCTCATACATGGACTCGATTATCCTCTCCCATATCATCGGAAGGAAAGTCAAAGTGAGAACCATTGGTGGCCCCTGTGGCGGTAGTTTTGGGTCAAAGTATATGTCCTGGCAGATCCAGTGCTATGCAGCGCTCTTGAGCAGGGCAACGTGCAAGCCGGTAAAACTCATCTTCACAAAGGAAGAACACTTAGCGGTATTTACAATGCGGCTTGCATCACGTATGAAGGCCCGGGTGGGCATGAAGAAAGACGGGACGGTAACGGCAATCTCAGGCAGGTGGCTTATCGATACCGGTTACTATTCCATGACCACACAGTCCCAGGTGGCTGTCGGCTGTGGAGAGGTCCAGATCATGGTCCGGTGCCCCAATTGGGACCTTAAGCCGGTGATTGTCTGTACCAACAGGAACGCCTCAGGTATCGTGAGAGGCTTTGGCGGCCAGGAGCTGAAGTGTATACTGATTCCGCTCTTGAGCCTTGCCATGGAAAAGGTCGGGGTTGATCCCTTCGAGTTCTTAAAGAAGAATTTCGTCAAACCCGGTGATGGGTACTTCTGGCGGGACGGCATCTGGTATACCTACAGGGGTGTAGATTATACAAATGCTATGGATAAAGGCGCTGAGGCTTTTGGCTGGAAAGATAAGTGGAGGGGATGGCTCACGCCCACCGCGGTGAACAATACAAAAAGGATAGGGGTGGGTGTCGGTGTCCATGGAAATGCCGATATCGGCGAGGACGCATCCGAGGCATATGTGCGTCTTTATCCGGATGGAACAGCCATGCTCTTCTCGTGTATAACAGAGCACGGGACAGGCCAGAGGAGCAACGTGGTCAAGATGGTTGCTGAGGTGCTGCAACTACCCATGGAACGGGTCTCCGTAACACCCTCTGATTCACTGATTAACCCTTACGAGTTTGGACCCGCAGGCTCCAGAGGTACGTACGCAATTGGAGGGGCTGCAATCGCGGCAGCCGAAGACGCCAAGAAAAAGCTCTTTGAGCTAATTGCCCCCAAGCTCCAAGCAGCGCCAGAAGACTTAGAAACAGTGGATGGGGTAATTTTCGTCAAGGGCAATCCGGAAAAGCGGATACCCTGGAAGGCAATGGGGGTCGATCGTACCATCACGGGTTACGGACGGTTCGAGCCTGATTATACACTGAGTAACTGTATGATGACCTTCGTAGAGGTCGAGGTCGATACGGAAACCGGGAAAGTGACCCTTGTGCGTGTTGTCAACACGACGGATGTGGGCCAGATTATAGATCCCCCGGGTCTCGAAGGCCAGCTCAACGGGTGCCTCGGCTCCGGGGGCATTGACAGTGCCATCTTTGAGGAAACAATCCTTGACTATTCCACAGGACATATCTTGAACGCTAACATGGTCGACTACAAGTGGCGAACCTTTCCTGAATTACCGGTAATTGACAATGTGGCCCTCGAAACACCCTTTCCCACCCACCGCTTCCATGCGGTAGGCGTTGGCGAGGTGGCCACTTCCCCTGGCCCGGTAGCCGTGCTCATGGCCGTATCCAACGCCATCGGCGTCTGGCTGCATGACTATCCTGTGACCCCGGATAGGGTCTTAAAAGCTTTAGGGAAGATAGGGGATATGAGAAAAGGAGGTATGAGATGAAACCGTTCACCCACCATAATGCACGATCGATTGATGAAGCGATCACACTCCTTACAAAATACAAAGGGAAGGCAAAGCTCAACGCAGGAGGCACTGACCTCTTAGGCGTCTTAAAAGAAATGAGCCTCCCTGAGTACCCCAAAGCAATCATCAACATAAAGACAATCAATGGTCTCAACTATATCAACGAGGATAAAAAGGGGCTTAAGATGGGCGCCCTTACGAAACTTTCCGACCTAACGAAGTCTCCCTTTCTCAGGGACCATTACCCGGCGCTTGCGGAAGCTGCCCGTTCCGTGGCGACACCACAGGTCCGCAATGCGGCTACTATTGGCGGGAACCTATGCCAGGACGTTCGTTGCTGGTATTACAGGTACCCGTGCCATATAGGGGGACCGATACGTTGTTTACGAAAGGGGAACGGCCCGTGCCTCGCTGTTGCAGGTGATAACCGGTACCACGCCATCTTGGGCGGGAAAAAGTGCTTCGCTGTTTGTCCTTCAGATACTGCCGTAGCATTGGCTGCCCTGGGGGCACAGATAAAGATCGCGGGTCCGGAGGGCGAAAGAAAGGTGGCGGTCACGGACTTTTACAGCCCCCTCGGGAATGGACTCAAGAGTAATGAGATTTTAACAGAAATCGAAGTTCCCGGAATCACAGGCCCGACGAAGCAAAGATTCCTCAAGTTTACCCTGAGGAACCCTGTCGATTTTGCCATTGTAAGCGTGGCATCAATCATCACCGTGGAAGGAGGGGTATGCACGGATGCCCGTATTGCCCTTGGGGCCGTGGCTCCAGGACCGGTTAGGGCAAGAAAAGCGGAGGAAGTCATAAAGGG
This genomic interval from Pseudomonadota bacterium contains the following:
- a CDS encoding (2Fe-2S)-binding protein — translated: MKTIKPAKKKEPETQRISLTVNGQLFELEAGGEPDQVGSSHTLAHTLRETLGLIGTKVSCDHGACGCCTVLMDEKAVLSCMTLTIECDGKKITTIEGLSDTRAEKLDPLQQAFIDYTAFQCGFCTPGIIMSAKALLNENPSPTEEEVKEGLSGNFCRCISHYQVVKAVMAASKKAGYRNDQ
- a CDS encoding xanthine dehydrogenase family protein molybdopterin-binding subunit — protein: MTSKYRFIGKATPRKDATEIVTGSSRFLNDIKLPDMLYGKVLRSPYPHALIKKVDKRKAQKLPGVKAILTWEDIPDWKGGTPRYTRVLDQKVRYVGDAVALVAATSEEMASEALHLIDVEYELLPAVFEMEEALIPGAPQLYDEFPGNVVTPGVPFFGPKNLKEVVMGDVEKGFEEADVITEGAFGYENMPNPLPSEPPGVIALWEEPNKVTLWVSNQASYMDSIILSHIIGRKVKVRTIGGPCGGSFGSKYMSWQIQCYAALLSRATCKPVKLIFTKEEHLAVFTMRLASRMKARVGMKKDGTVTAISGRWLIDTGYYSMTTQSQVAVGCGEVQIMVRCPNWDLKPVIVCTNRNASGIVRGFGGQELKCILIPLLSLAMEKVGVDPFEFLKKNFVKPGDGYFWRDGIWYTYRGVDYTNAMDKGAEAFGWKDKWRGWLTPTAVNNTKRIGVGVGVHGNADIGEDASEAYVRLYPDGTAMLFSCITEHGTGQRSNVVKMVAEVLQLPMERVSVTPSDSLINPYEFGPAGSRGTYAIGGAAIAAAEDAKKKLFELIAPKLQAAPEDLETVDGVIFVKGNPEKRIPWKAMGVDRTITGYGRFEPDYTLSNCMMTFVEVEVDTETGKVTLVRVVNTTDVGQIIDPPGLEGQLNGCLGSGGIDSAIFEETILDYSTGHILNANMVDYKWRTFPELPVIDNVALETPFPTHRFHAVGVGEVATSPGPVAVLMAVSNAIGVWLHDYPVTPDRVLKALGKIGDMRKGGMR
- a CDS encoding xanthine dehydrogenase family protein subunit M; the protein is MKPFTHHNARSIDEAITLLTKYKGKAKLNAGGTDLLGVLKEMSLPEYPKAIINIKTINGLNYINEDKKGLKMGALTKLSDLTKSPFLRDHYPALAEAARSVATPQVRNAATIGGNLCQDVRCWYYRYPCHIGGPIRCLRKGNGPCLAVAGDNRYHAILGGKKCFAVCPSDTAVALAALGAQIKIAGPEGERKVAVTDFYSPLGNGLKSNEILTEIEVPGITGPTKQRFLKFTLRNPVDFAIVSVASIITVEGGVCTDARIALGAVAPGPVRARKAEEVIKGRPINEDIAVMAAHEAVAGARPLSMNAYKVEIAKTLVKRAILS